The Changchengzhania lutea genomic sequence TGTCCGCCAATTAATTGAGCGCTTCCAGGATAGTCATAAAAAAAGGAGAAGGATTGATCTAGATCATCTTCTACATTTGTTCTATTAAAAAACCTCACTTTCACACCAATGGTTAGCCTATTCTGTGCCGCTGTGTTTTGAGACGTTGCGGTGGTTGGTGAAATTCTATATTCGGTAATCTCACCTTCGTAAACCAAGTCGCCATTAGAAGTGACCAGTGTTAAATTGGTTTGATTTTGAAGTAGATCTTCAAGGGCTAATTTAAAATCACGTTCTAAACCAGGTTCTACCAACAGTGCGTTATTTTCAAACCGATTCACTTGAAACGTTTCGGTGCCAGCAGGAATGGAAGCTCCAGTAAAAGAATAGGCCCCACATCCTAATATGGTAATTAGGGTTGATGTTATAATTAGGTATTTATATATCTTCATTTTATGACAATTCGTATTAACAAAACTTAAAATTACAAATCATATTGTTTAATCTTTCTGTACAATGTGCGTTCACTAATACCAAGTTCTGCTGCTGCTAATTTACGTTTTCCGCTATGACGCTCAAGCGATTTTTTTATTAATTCTAATTCTTTGTCGTGTAATGACAAAGTTTCTTCCTCCTCAATTTCTTCAGCAAAATGATATTTATCTTGAATATTATTAGTGCCATTGTCTTTACTATAATCATGATCTGAAAGTGCTAAAAATTCAGCTTCAGAATCTACGGCCTCTTCAAATTCAGTATCATCAGTGTCATTAGTGCCGTATATTTTTTCAATAAGCCCTTCGTGTTCTTTTTCAACCTCTCCCAAATCACCTTTTTTCATGAGTTCCATGGTGAGTTTTTTGAGATCGTTCAAATCACTTTTCATATCAAAAAGTACTTTATACAATATCTCACGCTCACTGCTAAAATCACTTTCAGATTTAGAGTCTTTTATTACCGCAGGCAAATTGGTGCCTGATGTTGGTAAATAGCCTTTTAAAGTTTCTGCCGAAATTATTCGATTTTGCTCTAATACCGATACTTGTTCTGCGATATTTCTTAACTGACGTATATTACCGCTCCAACGATGACGTAATAGAACCTGAATAGCGGGCTCTGTTAATTTTACGGTTGGCATTTTATATTTTAGTGCAAAATCACTGGCAAACTTTCTAAACAATAAATGAATATCTTCTTGCCGTTCTCTTAAGGGTGGCAGATGGATATCTACGGTACTCAACCTGTAATACAAATCTTCTCTAAAGCGTTCTTTCTTTATAGATTCGTACATATTGGCATTGGTAGCCGCTACAATACGCACATCTGTTTTTTGAACTTTACTTGAGCCTACTTTGATGAATTCGCCATTTTCTAATACGCGCAATAAACGTACTTGTGTAGTTAAGGGCAATTCTCCAACTTCATCTAAAAAAATAGTACCACCGTCCGCTACCTCAAAATACCCTTGTCTGGTTTGGGTAGCACCGGTAAATGCTCCTTTTTCATGACCAAAAAGCTCACTGTCTATAGTGCCTTCTGGGATGGCGCCACAGTTTACAGCAATATACTTATTGTGTTTTCTATGTGATAATTGATGGATTATCTTCGGAATGCTTTCCTTCCCCACGCCACTTTCGCCAGTAACCAAAACCGAAATATCTGTTGGTGCCACTTGAATGGCTTTTTCTATGGCTCGGTTTAGTGTTGGCGTGTTACCAATAATTCCAAAGCGTTGTTTTATATGTTGAACGGATTCCATGTTGTGTTATTAATTATTTTCAGATAGACTAATTGCTTCACCTATTAGGGTGGCGCTTGTGCAATTTGTTACACGTACTTGAACAAATTCTCCGATGTTATAATCTTCTTTAGGAAAAACAGCCACAATATTTTGGGCGGTTCTACCAGACCATTGTGCATCAGATTTTTTTGATTCTTTTTCAATCAGCACTTCTACGATGGTGTCTAAATATTCTTTGGTTCTAATTTCGCTGTGTATTCGTTGTAAATCGACTATCTCCTGTAATCTTCTTTTTTTAACTTCTTCAGAAACATCATCGTTCATATTGCGGCCTGCCATGGTTCCTGGGCGTTCTGAATAAGTAAACATATATCCAAAATTATACTTCACATATTCCATCAGGGACATGGTGTCATGGTGATCTGCTTCAGTTTCAGTTGGAAACCCAACAATCATATCTTGACTAATAGCACAATTGGGAATGATACGGCGGATGTTATCTATCAATGCCATGTATTCTTCACGTGTGTGCAATCTATTCATTTCTTTTAGAATTCGATTGCTGCCACTTTGCACGGGTAAATGAATATGATTGCAAATGTTATTAAACTTAGCCATGGTTTCAATAACGTCTAAGGTTAAATCCTGCGGATTAGAGGTTGAAAACCGAATGCGCATTTTGGGCTGTGCTTTGGCGCACATGGCCAGCAAATTAGAAAAATTAACTGATGTGGCTTTTTGTATGTTACTTGCTTTAACAAAGTCTTTTTTAAGACCACCACCGTACCACAAGTAGCTGTCAACATTCTGGCCCAAAAGTGTAATTTCTTTAAACCCGCGATTCCACAAATCATTTACTTCCTCAATAATACTTTGAGGGTCTCTACTGCGTTCGCGCCCTCGTGTAAACGGCACCACGCAAAAGGTGCACATATTATCGCAACCCCGCGTAATGGAAACAAATGCCGTGACGCCATTGGTGTTTAAGCGCACAGGAGCAATGTCACCGTAAGTTTCGTCCTTTGAAAGCATGACATTAATAGCGTCTCTGCCTTCATCAACTTCAGCTAGTAAATTGGGCAAATCTTTATAGGCATCAGGACCAACGACTAGATCTACAATTTTTTCTTCTTCTAGAAATTTTGTTTTTAGGCGCTCTGCCATACAGCCTAAAACACCAACCTTCATTTTTGGGTTGCTATCGCGCTTAACAGCATTGTATTTTTCCAAGCGTTTTCTAACCGTTTGTTCTGCCTTATCCCGAATAGAGCAGGTGTTTACCAAAACCAAATCGGCATCTTCTAAGTTTTTAGTGGTGTTATAACCTTCATTGGCCAATATGGATGCGACTATTTCGCTGTCGCTAAAATTCATAGCACAACCATAGCTTTCTATAAAAAGCTTCCTGTTATTGTCTTTTTTATTTTCGAGAGTAAGTGTTTCTCCTTGCTTGTTTTCGTCTATAATTTTCTCCATATCTACTCATAATTGATGGTAACTAAAAATTCTATCTACCCATCAATAAGCAAGTGCAAAGATACAATTAATTTGTGTTTTTGTGACAAAGTGGCAGTTAAATTTAATGCTTAATATGCGCAACCAAAATGCGTTTTAAGTATCTAATAATAAACTAAGATTTTAAAAGATGAAGCCAATTAAAAAATTTTTCTTCGTAGTTTCTGTATTATTTTGCTTTATGAATATGCAGTGTGAGGATGATGATATAAATATAGATTCAAATAATTTATTAATAGGCAATTGGATAGACCCAATCTATGATGGTGAACAAACTAGCTTTAGGAGAGCAACAACACTTCCTGATGAAGATTACGGAATTTTATTCAAGGAAAACAGAGATTTTGTCGAGCGTTCTTCAGGCTGGTGTGGAACGCCGCCCTTAATTTTTTCTGATTATAATGGAAAATGGCAGTTAGATAATACACTTATAACACTATCTAAAGAGCAATTTCCTAGTAACTATGCTTGGCGTATCGTCTCACTTACCGAAAACGAATTAGTTGTAAAAAGGGAGTTAACGGAACAGGAACAGGATCATCGAGAATTAATGATTTTGTTTAATGAATTTCAAGAGCTTGCAAGTCGTTTTTCTTGCACCAACGCTAGTGACTGGGCTTTTACTGCTTATGGCTCTAAAGCTTGTGGAGGCCCGCAAGGATATATTGCGTATTCAACACATATAGATACAGCAATTTTTTTACAAAAAGTTGATGCGTATACTCAAGCAGAAAATGAATATAATGTTAAATGGGGAATTGTTTCTACGTGTGACATTCAAAATCCACCCAAAAGCATTGCATGTCAAAATGGATTTCCGATTCTAAAGTACTAATTTTAAAGGTGACTTATAAAGTAACTACATATAACCTCTAACTAAAACATTTTTTACATATGAAATTTAAATATCTTTTTTTGTCCTTAGTTTTTATAATGGCTTTGTCTTGTGATAAAAATGACGATTCCAATTATGAATTTGTTCAAGTGGCCGTCCCACAATTGATGAGTAAAACGACTTTTAGGAATTCAGTAGAGGTTACAGTACCCACAAACATTGAAAAAGCCGGCAAAATATACGCTTATAAAAATTATATTTTTGTAAGTGATGTCAATAAGGGTGTGCATATTATTGATAACACGAATCCTAAATTACCAAATGCTATTAAGTTCATTAAGATTCCCGGTAATGAAGACATTTCTATTAAAGACAATTTTTTATATGCAGATAGTGCTACAGATTTGTTGGTTTTTGATATTTCGGATATCAATTCGGTGTCTTTAGTACAGCGGTTAGAAGATGTGTTTAATATTTATAATTTCAATATCCCTATTGAAGCAGAATATGTTGATTATGATAAAATTAATTTTGAAACCGATATTGTTTTAGGTTGGACGCTAACTACAGAAAGACGTGAAAAAATGGATGAACGTTTCATGGATATTGCTTTAAACAATTCAAATGAGTCTGCTATGGGAATTGGGGGCTCTTTGGCGCGTTTTCAAATAGTAGACAACTATTTGTATACCGTAGGAAACTATCAAATGGGGATATTTAATATTCAGAATTTAGCTGAACCCCTACTTGAAAACACGCAATATGCGGGTTGGAATATAGAAACGATGTTTCAGGCAGATGATTATTTATATCTAGGAAGTACCAATGGTATGTATATTTATGATTTGGTCAATCCATCGTTGCCAGAATATGTTTCAGAATTTACCCACTGGGAAGGCTGTGACCCTGTAGTTGTAGATGGAAATTATGCGTATGTCACTTTGCGTGGTGGTAATGCTTGCGGACAATTAGAAAGCGTACTTGAAATTATAGATATTACCGATAAAACAAATCCAACATTAGCAAAAAGATACAATCTTGATAATCCTTATGGATTAGGTGTTAAAGATAATATGCTTTTTATTTGTGATGGTACTTCTGGTTTAAAAATCTTTGATAGAATGACTCCATTTGACTTAAAACTTATGCAACAATTTAAAAACATACAAGCAAAAGATGTGATTCCGTTAGAAAATACTTTGCTCATGATAGGGGAAAACACTTTATATCAATACAGTTATGTGAATAATGGAATAGCTCTTATAAGTACTTATTTATTGAAATAATATAGCAAAACTGTATAACAAAAAATCCTGCATTTATGCAGGATTTTTTGTTTAACCCGTTTTATGTATTAGAACGTCATGATGAATCTTCCAGATACAATAAAATATAACATTTTCTAAGTTTTAGCATAGTACCGCGGCATAAAAAAATAACAAAATATGGGCGAATTTCAGCCATTTTTTAGGAAATAGAAAAAGTTAAGATGAGCTCTTAATTAAAAAAAATTATCTTTAATCTCTTTAATATTACAATTAACAACCAAACCATCGCAAAATGAATACCATAAACAGACTGTTAGAAAAGATTGAAAGTGCCAAAGATTTAGATTTTGGAACCATTTTAAATGAGTGTATAGAGTTATTTAAAAAAACATGGCTACAAGGTTTTCTCTTGCAAGTGTTCACGGTAATAGTGATGTTGCCCTTAATCATTGTGGTTTATATTCCTTTTGTAGGGCTTATTATTGCACAACAAGAGAGTGGTTACGGAAATACAGAGGCGTTTGATAATTTTTTTGCAGGAATGTCCGTGCTTTATATCTTGCTTGTTATTGTAGGCGTTTTTGTATTAGGCTCTATATCATTGGCCTTGCATGCTGGCTTTTATAGAATTATGAAAAAGGTTGATTTTAATGAAGACGTGACGACTAACGATTTTTTCTATTTTATAAAAGGTCAATATTTAAGCAAGGCTTTACTCTTGTTATTGGTTACTATCTTAATTTCCATCCCCGCCGTATTATTATGTTATGTTCCTGTGCTTTATGTCATGGTGCCTTTTTCTTATTTTACAGTGATTTTTGCATTTAACCCAGAATTAAGTGTCGGTGAAATTGTGAAGGCAGGTTTTAAAATAGGAAATAAAAAATGGTTAATTTCATTTGGGTTAATCATTTTAACATCTTTAATGGCACAAATTGTTGGCTTCCTGCTTTGTGGTATAGGCATGTTACTTACTGCTGCCTTTGTTTACCATCCCACCTATTTAATTTATAAACATGTGGTTGGTTTTAAAGAGAATAGTAATGATTACATTGTTGAAGCGCCAATAGAATAAATTGCTTAATTTGATTTATAAGAACCCGCATGTTTTTATTAATATGCGGGTTTTATTAGGCATCAATATAACAGATAATCTGTAAAATTAGGCAGATAAACTTTTTTTCATATACATTTGTAGCTTCAAAAAATCAAGTATGGCAAAGAATTTAGTGATTGTTGAGTCACCTGCAAAAGCGAAAACTATTGAAAAGTTTTTAGGAAAGGATTTTAAAGTAGAATCTAGTTTTGGACATATCTCAGATTTACCTTCAAAGGAATTAGGGGTAGATGTAGAAGGTGATTTTCAGCCAACCTATGAAGTTTCAAAAGATAAAAAAGCAGTTGTAAAAAAGCTTAAGGATCTGGCTAAAAAGGCAGACTGGGTTTGGTTAGCAAGTGATGAAGATAGAGAAGGAGAGGCTATTGCGTGGCATTTGGCTGAGACTTTAAAACTTGATAAGGACAAAACAAAACGTATTGTTTTTCACGAAATCACAAAAACGGCCATTCAAAAAGCGATTGATAATCCAAGAGGGATTGATTACGACCTGGTAGATGCACAACAGGCACGTCGTGTCCTGGATAGAATTGTGGGTTACGAGTTGTCCCCAGTACTTTGGCGAAAAGTGAAAGGTGGTCTATCGGCAGGAAGAGTGCAATCGGTTTCTGTAAGGTTGATTGTTGAAAAGGAAAGAGATATTCAAGAGTTTACCCCTGTGGCGTCCTATAGAATAGATGCTGAGTTTTCCAACGAAGATGGGCAAACATTTAAAGCGAAACTTCCAAAGAATTTTTCAACTAAGGAAGAGGCCAAAAAATTCTTAGAAAAGAATGCTCCAGCAGATTTCAAGGTTTCAGATTTACAAAAGAAACCAGCTAAAAAATCACCTGCAGCGCCCTTTACAACATCCACATTACAACAAGAAGCATCCCGAAAGTTATATTTTTCAGTAAGTAAAACCATGAATATGGCGCAGCGCCTATACGAAGCTGGTTTAATAACTTATATGAGAACAGATAGTGTCAATTTATCTGATGAGGCCAGAAAAGGTGCAGAGGCAGAAATTAAAGATGCTTTCGGATCGAAATATAGTAAACCAAGAAATTACAAAGGGAAATCTAAAGGCGCACAAGAAGCGCATGAGGCCATCCGTCCTACAAATTTTACGACCCATTCTGTAAATATAGATCGAGATCAAGCGCGTTTGTATGATTTAATTTGGAAACGGTCGATTGCCTCCCAAATGAGTGAAGCGGAGTTGGAACGTACCAATGTTAAAATTGAGGCGTCAACACATAAGGAAACATTTACTGCCAACGGGGAAGTCATCACTTTTGATGGGTTTTTAAAAGTGTATTTAGAAGGTACGGATGATGAAGATGTTGAGCAAGAAGGGATGTTGCCAGCAATGAGAACTAACGAAGTTCTTCTTAATAATTACATCACCGCGACTGAGCGTTACACGAGACCGCCAGCGCGCTACACGGAAGCATCTCTCGTTAAAAAGTTGGAAGAATTAGGTATTGGACGTCCTTCTACTTACGCGCCAACTATTTCTACTATACAAAATAGAAATTATGTAGAAAAAGGCACTGTTGATGGGGTTGAGCGTGACTATGCACAACTCACTTTGAAAAACGGGAAGGTGAATGATAAAATGTTATCTGAAAAAGTAGGTTCAGATAAGGGAAAATTGGTGCCCACTGATATTGGGATGATTGTTACAGACTTTTTAGTCAATCATTTTGAAACCATTTTAGATTATAATTTTACAGCGAAAGTAGAGGCTGATTTTGATGAGATAGCAGAAGGAAAGGAAGATTGGAGAAAAATGATGAAATCGTTTTATAAAGACTTTCATCCAATCGTTGAAGACGTAAAGGAAAATGCCGATAGAGAATCTGGAGAGCGCATTTTAGGAAAAGATCCAAAAACGGGAAAACAAGTCAGTGTCCGTTTAGGTAAATTTGGTCCCATGGTGCAAATTGGTACTGTGGATGATGAGGAAAAACCTCAATTTGCTAGCTTGAGTCCAGATCAGCAATTAAATACCATTACGTACGATGAAGCCATGGATCTGTTTCAACTTCCGAAAAATTTAGGAACTTTTGAAGATAAAGACGTAGAGGTGAACAATGGTCGTTTTGGACCTTACGTTAAATTTGGCGATGCTTTTGTATCATTACCAAGAGGCACCGATCCTTTAAGTGTGGAGTTGGACGATGCGATTGTTTTAATTAAAGAGAAACAAAAAGCAGATGCCCCAATATATATGTATCAAGATTTACCAGTCCAAAAAGGTAAGGGCCGTTTTGGGCCATTTATTAAATGGAACAATATGTTCATTAACGTGAACAAAAAATATGACTGGGATAACTTATCTGATGAAGATATTGTTGAATTGATTGAGACCAAGATCCAAAAGGAAATAGACAAGGTGATCCATAACTGGGAAAATGAAGGTATTCGGGTTGAAAAAGCCCGTTGGGGCAGACATAATGTGCTTAAAGGAAAGATAAAAGTAGAATTGCCCAAAACAGTTGATGTTTCCGATATGACTTTAGAAGAGGCCAAAGCTTTAATTGAAGCTAAAGCACCAAAGAAAAAAGCCGCCAAGAAAAAGGTTACCAAAAAGAAAGCGACCACAAAAAAGAAGTAACCTGAATAACAATAAGTTAACGATTTCGTGAAATAGAAATAGTCAAATTATTAATATGATTACGATACGTCATAATTTTTATGTTAACCTTATATAAAATTTCATTTATTCTATTGATATTTGCGTAAAATATAAAACCAAGAAAATAGAAAAATAAGCATTCCCTCAATGAACTTTAATTTTCTTTCACCAGTTTCAGATTTGATATTGGCTCATAATCAATTACTTCCATTGCAAGCACTGGGGAGAAAACTCCGCATTCATTCTGCGCAAAACGGAATTCCAGATTTAGATGATGTTCAGGTGGCCATTCTTGGGGTAATAGAAAACCGAAATGATGTTAATTATATTGGAGAAAAGTTTCAATTAAATGAGATTAGAAAATCATTTTATAGTCTTTATCCAGGAAGTTGGAATACCACTGTAGCAGATTTAGGAGATATAAATAGCGGAGAGAGTGTTGAAGATACTTACTTTGCCTTAAAAACAACCATCTCAATTTTATTAAAAAAGCATATCATTCCTGTAATTTTGGGTGGCAGTCAAGATTTAACCTATGCCAATTATAGAGCGTATGACGATGTTATCCCCATGGTTAATATTGTGAATGTGGATTGCAAGTTCGATTTAGGAGATTCCGCCAAGCCTATAAAGAACAATAGTTTCGTAGGGAAAATCATTTTAGACCAACCTTATAACCTATTCAACTATGCCACTATAGGGTATCAAACGTATTTTAATTCGCAGGAAGAAATCGATTTAATGGACAGTTTGTATTTTGAATCCTATAGACTTGGTCAAGTATCCAAAGACATTACTATTGTTGAGCCCGTAATTAGGGATGCCAATCTTGTGAGTATTGATTTAAGTGCTGTAAGAAGTTCAGAATTAAGTTTAAATCAGAAATATTCACCTAATGGCTTAAATGGAAAAGAAATTTGTGCCGTTTCACGCTATGCAGGTATAAGTAACAAGGTGACCTCTTTTGGAATATATGAATATAAGCCTTCAAAAGATGATGAAATTACATCGATGTTAGTATCGCAAATGCTGTGGTATTTTATAGAAGGTGTTAATTATAGGGTGCAGGATGATGATTTTAGCGATGACAGATACTATCAAAAATTCATCACTTTGGTTGATTCTCAAGAATTAATCTTTTATAAAAGTAATAAAACGGGACGATGGTGGATTGAAATCCCTTTTTTAAAAGAAGTCAATAATAAATTGAAGAGACATACGTTATTACCTTGCATGCATCAAGATTATCTGGATGCTTGTAATAATAAGCTGCCAGAGCGCTGGTATAAAGCGTTTCAAAAGAATAGCATATAGTAGTAATAAACGGACAAATATGTGAATTTCATCGATGAAATGTGAATTTTTCACGATGAAATGTAGATTTTTTGTTCAAATAGTTGTTTTTTTAAAAATATATAAATATGTTTACGCTCTCGAAATTGAAGCTTAAATAATTAACCTCGAGTTTTCTATGGATATGAAGAAGTTTATATTATTAACCGCAGTAGTAGCATTACTGGCAAGTTGTAGCTCAAGTGATAAGGGCGAGCTAGTAGGTGTTAAAGGAAAAAAATGGCATCCAGAAAAGCCATATGGTATGGAACTTATACCAGGAGGGGCTTTTATAATGGGAAAAGCCGATGACGATTTAGCAGGCATCCATGATGCTCCTGCAAAAACGGTGACCGTGAGAGCGTTCTATATGGATGCGACCGAAATTACCAATAGTGAGTATCGTCAATTTATAAATTGGGTAAGAGATTCCATAGTACGAACTAAACTTGCTATACTAGCAGATGAAGTTGGTAAAATACCTGAAGATGGTGGTATTGGTGAATTCGCATTTAAGGATGCCGATACAGCTAATATGAGTGTTTACGAAAAATACATGTTCGAAAACTATACGGGATTAGGTCCAACAGGATATGAAGGCAGAAAATTAAATAAGGATATTGATTTAATTTTTGATATTAATGATTACCCAGATGAATGGTATACCGAGGTTATGGATACCATGTATTTACCTTTAGAAGAGTCATATAATGGTCAACGCACTTGGGATGTTAAAAAATTCCAATTTCAGTATACCTATATGGACATTCAAAAAGCTGCTAAAAACAGAGATTTACAACGAAAGGATGTAATTATAAAAGAGCAGGTAGAAATCTATCCAGATACAACTGCTTGGATCAGGGATTTTGCGTATTCTTATAATGAGCCTATGCACAATGATTATTTTTGGCATGATGCGTATGGAGACTATCCAGTAGTAGGTGTTACTTGGAAGCAAGCTAAAGCATTCTGCCAATGGAGAACGCTATATAAAAATTCACATCAAAAGTCTAGAGGTGCTCAAATGGTAAATTCATTTAGATTACCATCTGAAGCAGAATGGGAGTATGCAGCTCGTGGAGGTTTGCAAGCCGCAACCTATCCATGGGGTGGTCCTTACACTAAAAGTGATAGAGGCTGTTTTATGGCAAACTTTAAACCTGTAAGAGGGGATTATGCAGCAGATCAAGCATTATATACCGTTGAAGCAAAATCGTATGAGCCTAATGATTATAATCTTTATAATATGGCTGGTAATGTTTCAGAATGGGTAAATGCATCGTACGACCCATCGTCTTACGAATATATTTCAACTGTAAATCCAAGTGTAAATGACAACAATAACCAACGTAAAGTAGTTAGAGGTGGTTCTTGGAAAGATGTGGCTTATTATTTACAAGTAAGTTCAAGAGATTATGAGTATGCTGATTCAGCAAGAAGTTATATAGGATTCAGAACAGTGCAAGATTACATGGGGACACAAGGTACTAACGGCGCTGGAAATTAAATAGAACAAATCAAATCGAAATTAAAATTAACACTATTAATTAACCTACTTAAGTATTCGTACTTAACATTAAAAATCGAAAATTATGGCAAAGTCAAAAGCGAGTAAAAAGTTTATGAATATGGCTTACGGATTAGGAGCATCCATTGTAATTATTGGCGCACTATTCAAAATTATTCACTTTGAAATTGGACCTTTAACAGGTAACGTGATGTTAACTATTGGTCTTGTAACCGAAGCAATTATTTTTGCATTATCTGCATTCGAGCCCGTTGATGACGAGTTGGATTGGGCATTAGTTTATCCAGAATTAGCTGATGGAGCATCTGGTAAAAAAGAAAAAGAGAATCCTCAAGGCATATTATCTAAGAAGTTAGACGAAATGTTAAAAGACGCTAAAATTGATGGCGAACTAATGGCAAGTTTAGGCGATAGTATCAAAAACTTTGAAGGTGCCGCAAAAAATATGTCTTCTACAGTAGATTCAATTGAAGCTACTAAGAAGTACGGTGAAGAATTATCATTGGCCGCAGCACAAATGGAATCATTGAACAGCTTGTATAAAGTACAATTAGAAAGTGTAAACAAACAAGCCACCATTAATGAGGAATCTATTGAAAACGCAGCTAAATTAAAAGAGCAAATGCAATCTTTAGCATCTAATTTATCATCATTAAATGGTGTGTATGGCGGTATGCTTTCTGCAATGAACAAAAACTAATTAGGGGTTAATCCCAATTTAATATTAACTAAAAACCTAATTAGAAATGGCAGGAGGAAATTTATCACCACGACAGAAAATGATTAACTTGATGTATTTAATATTTATAGCGATGCTAGCTTTAAATATGTCAAAAGAAGTGCTTTCAGCATTTGGATTAATGAATGAAAAATTAGTTGAATCTAACGAAGCTACTACGTCACGTAATGAAAGTTTTATGGCGGGCCTAGAGCAAAAAGCGGTAGATCAACCAGAAAAATACGTGC encodes the following:
- the porK gene encoding T9SS ring complex lipoprotein PorK/GldK yields the protein MKKFILLTAVVALLASCSSSDKGELVGVKGKKWHPEKPYGMELIPGGAFIMGKADDDLAGIHDAPAKTVTVRAFYMDATEITNSEYRQFINWVRDSIVRTKLAILADEVGKIPEDGGIGEFAFKDADTANMSVYEKYMFENYTGLGPTGYEGRKLNKDIDLIFDINDYPDEWYTEVMDTMYLPLEESYNGQRTWDVKKFQFQYTYMDIQKAAKNRDLQRKDVIIKEQVEIYPDTTAWIRDFAYSYNEPMHNDYFWHDAYGDYPVVGVTWKQAKAFCQWRTLYKNSHQKSRGAQMVNSFRLPSEAEWEYAARGGLQAATYPWGGPYTKSDRGCFMANFKPVRGDYAADQALYTVEAKSYEPNDYNLYNMAGNVSEWVNASYDPSSYEYISTVNPSVNDNNNQRKVVRGGSWKDVAYYLQVSSRDYEYADSARSYIGFRTVQDYMGTQGTNGAGN
- a CDS encoding formimidoylglutamase, translated to MNFNFLSPVSDLILAHNQLLPLQALGRKLRIHSAQNGIPDLDDVQVAILGVIENRNDVNYIGEKFQLNEIRKSFYSLYPGSWNTTVADLGDINSGESVEDTYFALKTTISILLKKHIIPVILGGSQDLTYANYRAYDDVIPMVNIVNVDCKFDLGDSAKPIKNNSFVGKIILDQPYNLFNYATIGYQTYFNSQEEIDLMDSLYFESYRLGQVSKDITIVEPVIRDANLVSIDLSAVRSSELSLNQKYSPNGLNGKEICAVSRYAGISNKVTSFGIYEYKPSKDDEITSMLVSQMLWYFIEGVNYRVQDDDFSDDRYYQKFITLVDSQELIFYKSNKTGRWWIEIPFLKEVNNKLKRHTLLPCMHQDYLDACNNKLPERWYKAFQKNSI
- the porL gene encoding type IX secretion system motor protein PorL/GldL — encoded protein: MAKSKASKKFMNMAYGLGASIVIIGALFKIIHFEIGPLTGNVMLTIGLVTEAIIFALSAFEPVDDELDWALVYPELADGASGKKEKENPQGILSKKLDEMLKDAKIDGELMASLGDSIKNFEGAAKNMSSTVDSIEATKKYGEELSLAAAQMESLNSLYKVQLESVNKQATINEESIENAAKLKEQMQSLASNLSSLNGVYGGMLSAMNKN